In Bacillus sp. SB49, a single window of DNA contains:
- a CDS encoding anti-repressor SinI family protein → MNTKPDMHVLDEEWVSLMREAKAQGLSVEDVKNYLQQEHIRSRKTI, encoded by the coding sequence ATGAATACAAAACCTGATATGCACGTGCTGGATGAGGAATGGGTGTCCCTGATGAGAGAAGCCAAGGCACAAGGTTTAAGTGTGGAAGACGTCAAGAATTACTTACAACAAGAGCATATAAGATCACGAAAAACCATATAG
- a CDS encoding helix-turn-helix domain-containing protein, translated as MTSIGEKIRVLRVSKELSVNEFAKKSGVSKSYISNIERGVQKNPSLIIMGKLAKTLDVSLEELLTHKYAKELQLEEKE; from the coding sequence GTGACTTCCATTGGTGAGAAAATCCGTGTCCTTAGAGTGAGCAAAGAGTTGTCCGTCAACGAGTTTGCCAAGAAATCAGGGGTGTCCAAGTCTTATATCAGCAACATTGAACGAGGTGTGCAGAAGAACCCGTCCTTGATCATCATGGGGAAGTTGGCGAAGACGCTCGACGTCTCGCTGGAGGAGCTTTTGACACATAAATATGCGAAAGAACTGCAGCTGGAGGAGAAGGAGTAA
- a CDS encoding IDEAL domain-containing protein yields MLNIKMLKPYYVKEDKRFIRVVLAYQYFSLFIDNELYQFIPMESREIIIDRNKKRVHNVFDIFVFQRGKKMVYVSVTDLLQLPEFITHLHTIVSPYYEEGIEISQQSSREVKELIRELEKNNLRRLIDRAIDEQDEDAFHLLTEKWNALYT; encoded by the coding sequence GTGTTGAACATAAAAATGTTAAAACCATACTATGTTAAGGAAGACAAACGCTTTATCCGTGTCGTTCTCGCCTACCAGTACTTTTCCTTATTCATCGATAACGAACTATACCAATTCATCCCGATGGAATCCAGAGAAATCATCATCGACCGAAACAAAAAGCGAGTACACAACGTCTTCGATATCTTCGTCTTCCAACGAGGCAAGAAGATGGTCTACGTCTCCGTGACCGACTTGCTTCAGCTTCCGGAATTCATTACACACCTTCACACGATTGTGTCGCCGTATTACGAAGAGGGGATCGAAATCAGCCAGCAATCATCAAGAGAAGTGAAAGAACTCATCCGTGAATTAGAAAAAAATAATCTTCGGCGCCTCATTGACAGGGCGATCGACGAACAAGATGAAGACGCGTTTCATCTTCTGACAGAGAAATGGAATGCGTTGTACACATGA
- a CDS encoding helix-turn-helix domain-containing protein yields MSNHEWIHLLKDCSLAFQMPVFMVNDQPKMIYHYPDHLMRPPQFVRDSNVQYVKESKKHPFRLRMYSDEFMQSYFLYTIKRTDIEVVLGIGPFLSNQIGKKKVKARVAGRGLAPDVEETLLHYFDQLSVLSESRIKAIEHLLVQILPRPELSSSFNEQTQMRRQLNDYSRTVPAYSEAVAAKEKFQQLFLSGSPEAVAAYANYKKLLQPTHSDRDEIRSAKNQLIRLITELGNWSIEAGSQPDEIMSLNDFYLNYLETRETLGEVEELEQNVLRSFLERIGGTNEMLRSSPLVERTKRYIFENLGRHLTLKKIADAMNVNPNYLSGIFAREVGVAITHFINQQRIEEAKELLSITNYSLLEISTLLGYNSQSYFTRVFKGVEGIGPKEFRKKYQTYED; encoded by the coding sequence ATGAGTAATCATGAATGGATTCATCTGTTGAAGGATTGCTCACTCGCTTTCCAGATGCCGGTGTTCATGGTCAATGATCAGCCGAAGATGATTTATCATTACCCGGATCACCTGATGCGCCCGCCGCAGTTCGTGCGTGATTCCAATGTGCAGTACGTTAAGGAAAGCAAGAAACACCCCTTCCGTCTCCGTATGTATTCGGATGAGTTCATGCAGAGTTATTTTCTCTATACGATCAAAAGGACCGATATAGAAGTTGTACTTGGTATCGGTCCTTTTTTGTCTAATCAGATAGGAAAGAAGAAGGTGAAGGCGCGGGTCGCCGGCCGCGGGCTTGCGCCGGATGTGGAAGAAACCCTTCTGCACTACTTCGATCAGCTGTCCGTCCTCAGCGAAAGCAGGATCAAAGCGATCGAGCATCTGCTTGTGCAGATTCTGCCCCGGCCGGAACTGTCTTCTTCCTTTAATGAGCAGACGCAGATGCGCCGCCAGTTGAATGATTATTCACGGACGGTTCCTGCCTATTCGGAAGCGGTCGCTGCGAAAGAGAAGTTCCAGCAGCTGTTCCTGTCAGGATCGCCTGAGGCGGTGGCTGCTTATGCAAATTATAAGAAACTGCTTCAGCCTACCCATTCGGACAGGGACGAGATCCGTTCGGCGAAGAACCAGTTGATCCGGCTGATTACCGAGCTCGGAAACTGGTCCATCGAAGCAGGTTCGCAGCCGGATGAGATCATGTCATTAAACGACTTCTATTTGAATTATTTGGAGACGAGAGAGACGCTCGGGGAAGTGGAAGAGCTCGAGCAGAATGTCTTACGGTCCTTTCTGGAACGGATCGGCGGGACGAATGAAATGCTCCGGTCCTCTCCACTTGTCGAGCGGACGAAACGGTACATATTTGAGAACCTCGGCAGGCACTTGACCTTGAAAAAAATCGCCGATGCGATGAACGTGAACCCGAACTACCTTTCCGGCATTTTCGCACGGGAAGTCGGGGTCGCCATCACTCACTTCATCAATCAGCAGCGGATCGAAGAGGCGAAGGAACTGCTCTCGATAACGAACTACTCGCTGCTTGAAATCAGCACCCTGCTCGGCTACAACAGCCAAAGCTATTTCACACGGGTGTTCAAGGGTGTCGAAGGTATCGGGCCGAAGGAATTCCGGAAGAAATACCAGACCTATGAAGATTAA